A stretch of DNA from Paenibacillus albus:
TGTACCGCGGACATTTCAACGTGGTGAACAATGGCGTCATTACGAACCTGCCGAATGATGCAATCATTGAAGCGCCGGGCTATGTCGATGCGAATGGCATCAATATGCCGGTTGTCGGTGAATTGCCTCTTGGCCCGGCAGCGGTATGTAATGTAAGCATCTCCGTGCAGCGGCTTGCAGTGGAAGCAGCCGTTCGCGGCGACGATAAGCTGCTCCGCCAAGCGATGATGATGGATCCGCTCGTTGGCGCGGTGTGCAATCCAAAAGAAATTTGGCAGATGGTCGACGAGATGCTCGTTGCGCAGGAGAAATGGCTGCCGCAATATGGCTCGGCTATCGAAGAAGCGAAACAGCGGCTTGCTGCCGGCAACCTTATCCCGACGCGCGACGATTACCGCGGAGCGGCTCGCCTCAAGACCAAGTCGGTCGAAGAGATGATGGAAGATCGCGAAGCTGCGACGCTCAATGCGGGCGAAGCGGACAAAGCGAAAGCAGCGCATTAAATAGAAGAAGGGGATTGCTGCACCGCAAGCATATGCTGCGGGGGCAATCCCCTTTTCCTTTAAGCGATTAACGTTTCGGATAGAGCGGGTAATCGACGTGGGATGGCACATCAATCAGGATGAGGCGAAGCGGTGCATCGCCAGCTGTTATGAATGCTTCCTCGGCTTGATCGGCTCTCGCCACGATGAAGTCTTTGTGCTTGAACGCTGTGTCCTTGCCGGCTTGCGATGCATATGTCCACGAGCCGTCGCCGCGGATGGCAAGCGCAGTAAGCGTGCGGCCAGCTTCGATAGCTTGGGTGAATGTCGCACCAGCTTCAACCTCGACATCCCACATTTGCGCATCAGCTACGATGGAGATCGGCGAGCCATAGCCCATTACCGTTTTCTTAGTGAACCCTTCACCCATAGCAATTGGGAACTCTTCATGCTCGTATTGGTTGTAAGTAGGCTTTGTTTTTACCGCTTCCTGTACAGATGGCTCAAACCAAATTTGGAAGCCTTCCATATCGGCGAAGAATCGTTCTTCATGGCTGACGCCGGAGCCGGTCTGCATAAGCTGAACACCGCCTGCACCTATGACGCTCTTCGTGCCGAGGGTATCACCGTGTTCGCCTTTGCCTGCCACAACATAGGTCATAATTTCAAAAGCTTGATGCGGGTGAAGCGGAATGTGGCCTTCTTGGTTCGCGTGAGCCCAAGCCCAGTAGAACAGGGTGCTCACACGTTTCACTACCGAGCCTTCACCGGGGAACCCGATTGGCTTCTGCTCCGTAATTTTGCCGCCGTCAAATGCGCCGGTTGCTTGCATAGTTGGTCCGTATACGAGTGTTTGTATCATAGTAATTCCTCCAATGAATTGTAGTTTGT
This window harbors:
- a CDS encoding pirin family protein, whose product is MQTLVYGPTMQATGAFDGGKITEQKPIGFPGEGSVVKRVSTLFYWAWAHANQEGHIPLHPHQAFEIMTYVVAGKGEHGDTLGTKSVIGAGGVQLMQTGSGVSHEERFFADMEGFQIWFEPSVQEAVKTKPTYNQYEHEEFPIAMGEGFTKKTVMGYGSPISIVADAQMWDVEVEAGATFTQAIEAGRTLTALAIRGDGSWTYASQAGKDTAFKHKDFIVARADQAEEAFITAGDAPLRLILIDVPSHVDYPLYPKR